The following proteins are encoded in a genomic region of Tenacibaculum sp. 190524A05c:
- a CDS encoding adenylate kinase, protein MRIKKLHDLYFKQLLGQEEITSIVKSLAKQVKKDLPQGEVPLFVGILNGCFMFAADFIREYKGDCEISFVKLASYEGESSTGDVKRLIGINEDLTGRTVIILEDIIDTGTTLHEIYEIFRSTSIKELKIVSLFFKPDVYRKELHINYIGKSIEDKFIVGYGLDYDGLGRNLPAIYQLTTTQPKMKNIVLFGPPGAGKGTQAELLKEKYQLVHISTGDVFRFNIKNETELGVLAKKFIDAGDLVPDEVTINMLKAEVNKNEDANGFIFDGFPRTESQAKALDEFLAEKNERINGMVALEVPEDLLVARILERGKTSGRSDDTDESKIRNRFNEYNTKTAVLKDFYEAQGNFYGVDGVGSIDEITQRLSEVFDKL, encoded by the coding sequence ATGAGAATTAAAAAACTTCACGATTTATATTTCAAGCAACTTCTTGGTCAAGAAGAGATAACTTCAATAGTTAAATCGCTTGCTAAGCAAGTAAAAAAGGACTTACCACAAGGTGAGGTTCCTTTATTTGTAGGAATTTTAAACGGATGTTTTATGTTCGCCGCAGACTTTATTCGTGAGTATAAAGGTGACTGTGAAATTTCATTTGTAAAACTTGCATCATACGAAGGTGAATCTTCAACGGGAGATGTTAAACGTTTAATAGGAATAAATGAAGATTTAACAGGAAGAACAGTAATAATTCTTGAGGATATTATTGATACTGGAACAACGCTACATGAGATTTATGAAATCTTTAGAAGTACAAGTATCAAAGAACTGAAAATAGTAAGTCTTTTCTTTAAACCCGATGTATATAGAAAAGAATTACACATCAATTACATAGGAAAAAGCATTGAAGATAAATTTATAGTTGGGTATGGTCTAGACTACGATGGTTTAGGAAGAAACTTACCTGCTATATATCAATTAACAACAACACAACCCAAAATGAAAAACATAGTTTTATTCGGACCTCCAGGTGCCGGAAAAGGAACGCAGGCTGAATTATTAAAAGAAAAGTATCAATTAGTACATATTTCTACAGGTGATGTTTTTAGATTTAATATCAAAAACGAAACTGAATTAGGTGTATTAGCTAAGAAATTTATCGATGCTGGTGATCTAGTTCCTGATGAAGTAACTATTAACATGCTTAAAGCTGAAGTTAATAAGAATGAGGATGCCAATGGTTTTATTTTCGATGGTTTTCCAAGAACAGAATCTCAAGCAAAAGCTCTAGATGAATTCCTAGCAGAAAAAAATGAGAGAATTAACGGAATGGTTGCTTTAGAAGTACCAGAAGATTTATTAGTTGCTAGAATCTTAGAGAGAGGTAAAACTAGTGGAAGATCTGATGATACGGATGAATCTAAAATTCGTAATCGATTTAACGAATACAATACTAAAACTGCTGTCTTAAAAGATTTTTATGAAGCTCAAGGTAACTTCTATGGAGTTGATGGAGTTGGAAGTATTGATGAAATAACTCAACGTTTGTCTGAAGTGTTTGACAAACTATAA
- the obgE gene encoding GTPase ObgE, with protein MTEGNFVDYIKIYASSGKGGRGSAHLHREKYIAKGGPDGGDGGRGGHVIFRGDKNMWTLFHLKFKRHFRADHGGDGGSSRSTGKDGADVIIPVPLGTIIRDADTDEILFEITEEGKEVIVLEGGKGGRGNWHFKSPTNQTPRYAQPGIEGKEAWYRVELKVLADVGLVGFPNAGKSTLLSVLTAAKPKIADYAFTTLKPNLGIVEYRNHQSFVMADIPGIIEGAAEGKGLGHYFLRHIERNSLLLFLIPADSDDIKKEYDILVNELRQHNPELLDKQRLLAISKSDMLDDELKQEIANDLPEGVEALFISSVAQMGLTELKDKLWKYLNE; from the coding sequence ATGACGGAAGGAAATTTTGTTGACTATATAAAAATATATGCTTCATCTGGTAAAGGAGGACGTGGTTCTGCGCATTTACATAGAGAAAAATATATTGCAAAAGGTGGACCTGATGGTGGTGATGGTGGTCGCGGTGGACACGTAATTTTTCGTGGTGACAAAAATATGTGGACGTTATTTCACTTAAAATTCAAACGCCACTTTAGAGCTGATCATGGTGGTGATGGAGGATCTAGCCGTAGTACTGGAAAAGATGGAGCAGATGTTATTATTCCAGTTCCATTAGGTACCATTATTAGAGATGCGGATACTGATGAAATCCTTTTTGAAATTACAGAAGAAGGGAAAGAAGTAATCGTATTAGAAGGTGGTAAAGGTGGTAGAGGAAACTGGCACTTTAAATCTCCAACCAATCAAACTCCAAGATACGCACAACCTGGAATTGAAGGTAAAGAAGCTTGGTACAGAGTTGAATTAAAAGTTTTAGCAGATGTTGGTTTAGTTGGATTTCCTAATGCAGGAAAATCTACTTTATTATCTGTGTTAACAGCGGCTAAACCTAAAATTGCAGATTACGCTTTTACAACACTTAAGCCTAATTTAGGTATTGTGGAATATAGAAACCATCAAAGTTTTGTGATGGCAGATATTCCTGGAATAATTGAAGGTGCTGCCGAAGGTAAAGGTTTAGGTCACTATTTTCTTCGTCATATTGAGCGTAACTCTCTCCTACTCTTTTTAATTCCTGCAGATAGCGATGATATCAAAAAAGAGTATGACATTTTAGTGAATGAATTACGCCAACATAATCCTGAGTTATTAGATAAACAACGCTTGCTTGCTATTTCTAAATCTGATATGTTAGATGATGAATTAAAGCAGGAAATTGCAAATGATTTACCTGAAGGCGTGGAAGCTCTTTTCATTTCATCTGTTGCACAAATGGGATTAACGGAGCTAAAAGATAAACTTTGGAAATATCTTAACGAGTAA
- a CDS encoding C40 family peptidase, with translation MNRRVLLLIVVCLVVIYRCFNSKDESSKQESIEKVLKLADSFNGVTYKAGGTTKKGMDCSGLVTVCFKSIDISLPRSSQGMSAIGDKITLSKVEKGDLLFFNIDRLKGKINHVGLVTAVKPEILFIHSTTSKGVIYSSMEENYWKNSFVIAKRVITR, from the coding sequence ATGAATAGAAGAGTACTTCTTTTAATTGTAGTCTGTTTAGTTGTTATTTATAGGTGTTTTAATTCAAAGGATGAAAGTTCCAAACAAGAATCAATAGAAAAAGTATTGAAGTTAGCAGATAGTTTCAACGGTGTAACCTACAAAGCAGGTGGAACAACTAAAAAAGGAATGGATTGTTCTGGACTTGTTACTGTTTGTTTTAAGAGTATTGATATTTCACTTCCTAGATCTTCACAAGGAATGAGTGCTATTGGTGATAAAATTACGCTAAGCAAAGTAGAAAAAGGTGATTTACTGTTCTTTAATATTGATAGGCTTAAAGGAAAAATAAATCACGTAGGCCTTGTTACTGCTGTGAAACCAGAAATCCTTTTTATACATTCTACGACTTCCAAAGGAGTTATTTATTCTTCAATGGAAGAGAATTATTGGAAAAATAGTTTTGTGATAGCAAAACGAGTGATTACTCGTTAA
- a CDS encoding C40 family peptidase: MIKKILVLIVLSSFMVSCGSSRNVSTSKKRRTTYKKKKRPSTTKDVSLADKVVWTAVTYKGVPYKYGGTTRKGMDCSGLIHTSFKVRNIDLPRTSLAMYGEGYKIPLREVKRGDLLFFITAKRKNRVNHVGLVTSVTNNDIRFIHSTSSKGVIVSSLNQSYWRKAFLTAKRVLRDE; the protein is encoded by the coding sequence ATGATAAAAAAAATACTCGTTTTAATTGTATTGTCAAGTTTCATGGTCTCATGTGGATCATCGAGAAATGTATCTACGAGTAAAAAAAGGAGAACTACCTATAAGAAGAAAAAAAGACCATCTACTACAAAGGATGTTTCCTTAGCGGATAAAGTTGTTTGGACAGCTGTTACTTATAAAGGTGTGCCATATAAGTATGGTGGAACTACAAGAAAAGGTATGGATTGTTCGGGATTAATTCATACTTCATTCAAAGTAAGAAATATAGATTTGCCAAGAACTTCCTTAGCCATGTATGGAGAAGGTTATAAAATACCACTAAGGGAAGTAAAACGTGGAGATTTACTCTTTTTTATTACTGCTAAGAGGAAAAATAGAGTCAATCATGTTGGTCTTGTAACTTCAGTTACAAATAATGATATCCGTTTTATACACTCTACAAGTTCGAAAGGAGTAATTGTAAGTTCGTTGAATCAATCGTACTGGAGAAAGGCTTTTTTAACAGCTAAACGAGTTCTAAGAGATGAATAG
- the lpxB gene encoding lipid-A-disaccharide synthase, producing the protein MKYYIVAGEASGDLHGSNLMKEIIKQDSDADIRFWGGDLMKEAGGTLVSHYKERAFMGFVEVIMNLRKIFGFIKFCKNDIASFNPDVIIFIDNSGFNLRIAKWAKEKGFRTNYYISPQVWASRAGRVEAIKRDVDKMFVILPFEKEFYNKYNYQVEFVGHPLIDGIADRTQIDEKSFRKEHDLGEKEIIALLPGSRKQEITKMLSTMLLMVDKFPDYQFVIAGAPSQTESFYDEFIKNKNVKFINNKTYDLLSIANTALVTSGTATLETALFKVPQVVCYKGSWLSYQIAKRIITLEYISLVNLIMDKEVVTELIQNDFTEKRLEQELQSIVKGEKREQLFSDYFDLEQKLGGKGASAKTASLIIEELKG; encoded by the coding sequence ATGAAGTACTATATCGTGGCAGGAGAGGCTTCTGGAGATTTACACGGATCTAACTTGATGAAGGAAATTATCAAGCAAGACTCTGATGCTGATATTCGTTTTTGGGGTGGAGATCTCATGAAAGAAGCGGGTGGAACTTTGGTAAGTCATTATAAGGAAAGAGCTTTTATGGGATTTGTTGAGGTAATTATGAATCTTCGTAAAATCTTTGGATTTATAAAATTCTGTAAGAATGATATTGCTTCTTTTAATCCTGATGTCATAATTTTTATTGACAATTCAGGTTTCAATTTAAGAATCGCGAAATGGGCGAAAGAAAAAGGCTTTAGAACTAATTATTATATATCACCACAAGTTTGGGCAAGCAGAGCCGGTAGAGTAGAGGCGATAAAGAGAGATGTAGATAAAATGTTTGTAATTCTCCCATTTGAGAAAGAGTTTTACAACAAGTATAATTATCAAGTTGAGTTTGTTGGCCATCCTTTAATAGATGGAATTGCAGATCGCACTCAAATAGATGAGAAGAGTTTTAGAAAAGAGCATGATTTAGGAGAAAAAGAAATCATTGCATTATTACCAGGAAGTAGAAAACAAGAGATCACAAAAATGTTATCCACGATGTTGCTAATGGTAGATAAATTTCCTGATTACCAATTTGTAATTGCTGGTGCACCAAGTCAAACTGAGAGTTTTTACGATGAATTCATAAAAAATAAAAATGTGAAATTCATTAATAATAAAACTTATGATTTATTAAGTATTGCCAATACTGCCCTGGTAACGTCAGGAACAGCAACGTTAGAAACAGCCTTATTCAAAGTTCCACAGGTTGTTTGTTATAAAGGAAGTTGGTTGTCTTATCAGATTGCAAAACGCATTATTACGCTGGAATATATTTCTTTAGTAAATCTCATTATGGATAAGGAGGTTGTTACTGAATTGATTCAAAATGATTTTACTGAAAAGAGATTGGAACAAGAATTGCAATCAATTGTAAAAGGAGAGAAAAGAGAACAATTATTTTCTGATTATTTTGATTTAGAACAAAAATTAGGAGGTAAAGGAGCTTCAGCAAAAACGGCTTCGTTAATTATAGAAGAATTGAAAGGATAG
- the surE gene encoding 5'/3'-nucleotidase SurE, producing the protein MQDKPLILVTNDDGITAPGLRMLIEIMNEIGEVIVVAPDSPQSGMGHAITVNNVLHCNPISIDEGPQIEYSCSGTPADCVKMAKNEILNRKPDLCVSGINHGSNSSINVIYSGTMSAAVEAGIEGIPAIGFSLLDFSFHADFRSSKEFIKKIALNVLLNGLPDGVVLNVNIPKLKKDEIQGIKVCRQANGYWKEDFDKRKSPMGKEYYWLSGEFINNDKGQDTDIWALENGYISVVPVQFDMTAHHAIKNLHSWDL; encoded by the coding sequence ATGCAAGATAAACCTTTGATCTTAGTAACTAATGATGACGGAATTACGGCTCCGGGACTAAGAATGCTTATAGAAATAATGAATGAAATTGGAGAGGTAATTGTTGTTGCTCCTGATAGTCCACAAAGTGGAATGGGACATGCCATAACAGTGAATAATGTTTTGCATTGTAATCCGATTTCGATAGATGAAGGTCCGCAAATTGAATACAGTTGTTCTGGTACACCAGCAGATTGTGTTAAAATGGCAAAAAATGAAATTTTAAATAGAAAACCTGATTTATGTGTTTCTGGAATTAATCATGGATCAAATTCATCGATTAATGTGATTTATTCAGGAACAATGAGTGCGGCTGTTGAAGCAGGAATTGAAGGAATTCCAGCGATTGGTTTTTCTTTGTTAGATTTTAGTTTCCATGCTGATTTTAGATCGTCTAAAGAATTTATTAAGAAGATTGCACTTAATGTTCTACTAAATGGATTACCAGATGGTGTAGTTTTAAACGTTAATATTCCGAAGTTGAAAAAAGACGAGATTCAAGGAATTAAAGTTTGTAGACAAGCCAATGGATATTGGAAGGAAGATTTTGATAAAAGAAAAAGCCCTATGGGTAAAGAATATTACTGGTTGTCTGGCGAGTTTATTAATAATGACAAAGGACAAGACACGGATATTTGGGCTTTAGAAAATGGATATATTTCTGTAGTTCCAGTACAGTTTGATATGACTGCACATCATGCAATCAAAAATTTACATTCATGGGATCTATAA
- a CDS encoding carboxy terminal-processing peptidase: MKLIIPLLSLFLVSTSLQANTNNEIPKDPEKDKVILYVLKNILTRGHFVQKDLNDDFSEHVYNEFINSLDPSKRYFTQEDLKEFSQYKFEIDDQLRNSNLDFYKLVYGRFLEKVKAAKLTYAALLQQPFNYNKKENIDIDYEKVPFAKNENELVDHWRKQLKLQVVSLIQEAEQQQVEKLKKDPKSGKKSFADMEADSRQKVLKNMKDLYIRIDELQNADWYSTFLNSVVSGFDPHTSYMSPRIKSRFDQDMSGKLEGIGARLQKDGIYTKIVELISGGPAWKQGDLEPGDIILKVAQADGEPLDIVGMRLDDAITFIKGKKGTEVRLTVKKKMDGSTKVIPIIRDIVELQETFVKSSVVEKNGRKYGVINLPKFYIDFDDAKQRNAAGDMKLEIERLKKEGVEGLIVDLRDNGGGSLKTVIEIGGLFINEGPIVQVKYRGEPAIIKNDTDSKIHWNGPLVVMVNEMSASASEIFAAAMQDYGRGVVMGGKQTYGKGTVQNVLPLNYYVSKYPDDLGALKMTIQKFYRINGGSTQIEGVYSDIAMPDRYSYMEFGERDLDGALPWDSVKKASYRKTDSYTNFNEVVSNSKQRINSDPKFLSINEYAKWLKKNQDDNTYSLNYKTYKKDVEDRLEESKKFKDIFKYESNLTFNSPQYELPYFKTDTVLKDKRKTWHKSLQKDIYLNEALNVLSELKMTKNLELVKK; the protein is encoded by the coding sequence ATGAAATTAATAATCCCATTATTATCACTTTTCCTAGTTAGTACTTCACTACAAGCAAACACTAATAATGAAATCCCTAAAGATCCTGAAAAAGATAAAGTAATTTTATATGTACTTAAAAATATACTTACAAGAGGACACTTTGTACAGAAAGATTTAAACGATGATTTCTCTGAACATGTTTATAACGAATTTATAAATAGTTTAGATCCTAGTAAACGATACTTTACTCAAGAAGACTTAAAAGAGTTTTCTCAATATAAATTTGAAATTGATGATCAACTAAGAAATTCAAATTTAGATTTCTATAAACTTGTTTATGGTCGATTTCTAGAAAAAGTAAAAGCTGCGAAACTTACCTATGCAGCTTTATTACAACAGCCTTTCAACTACAATAAAAAAGAAAATATTGATATTGATTATGAAAAGGTTCCTTTCGCTAAAAATGAAAATGAATTAGTTGATCACTGGAGAAAGCAATTAAAACTTCAAGTAGTTAGCTTAATTCAAGAAGCGGAGCAACAACAAGTTGAAAAGCTTAAAAAAGATCCTAAATCAGGTAAAAAATCTTTCGCTGACATGGAAGCTGATTCTCGTCAGAAGGTTTTAAAAAACATGAAAGATTTATACATTAGAATTGATGAATTACAAAATGCTGACTGGTATTCTACTTTTTTAAATAGTGTAGTTAGCGGATTCGATCCTCATACAAGTTACATGTCACCAAGAATTAAATCACGATTTGATCAAGATATGTCTGGAAAGTTAGAAGGAATCGGAGCTCGTCTTCAAAAGGATGGAATCTACACTAAAATTGTAGAATTAATTTCTGGTGGACCGGCCTGGAAACAAGGTGATTTAGAACCTGGAGATATAATTTTAAAAGTAGCTCAGGCTGATGGTGAACCTCTGGATATTGTGGGAATGCGTTTAGATGATGCAATTACTTTTATCAAAGGTAAAAAAGGAACAGAAGTTCGTTTAACAGTAAAGAAGAAAATGGACGGATCAACGAAAGTAATTCCTATCATTAGAGATATTGTTGAGTTGCAAGAAACTTTTGTAAAATCGAGTGTAGTTGAAAAAAATGGTAGAAAATACGGAGTTATAAACTTACCTAAATTCTATATTGATTTTGATGATGCTAAGCAACGTAATGCTGCTGGAGACATGAAGTTGGAGATTGAGCGTTTAAAGAAAGAAGGTGTTGAAGGACTAATAGTTGATTTAAGAGATAATGGTGGTGGTTCTTTAAAGACTGTTATAGAAATTGGTGGTTTATTTATTAATGAAGGACCAATTGTTCAGGTGAAATATAGAGGTGAGCCTGCAATTATTAAAAATGATACAGACTCTAAAATTCATTGGAATGGTCCATTAGTTGTAATGGTAAATGAAATGTCGGCATCTGCTTCTGAAATTTTCGCAGCAGCAATGCAAGATTATGGACGCGGAGTTGTTATGGGTGGAAAACAAACTTATGGAAAAGGAACTGTTCAAAATGTGTTGCCTTTAAACTATTATGTTAGTAAATATCCAGATGACTTAGGAGCATTAAAAATGACGATTCAAAAATTTTATAGAATCAATGGTGGATCTACTCAAATCGAAGGAGTGTATTCAGATATCGCAATGCCAGATCGATATAGTTATATGGAATTTGGTGAGCGTGATTTAGATGGAGCTTTACCTTGGGATAGTGTTAAAAAAGCTTCTTACAGAAAAACAGATTCATATACTAACTTTAATGAAGTTGTTAGTAATAGCAAACAAAGAATTAATAGCGATCCTAAATTTTTATCGATTAACGAATATGCTAAGTGGTTAAAGAAAAATCAGGATGACAATACGTATTCTTTAAACTATAAAACGTACAAAAAAGACGTTGAGGATAGATTAGAAGAAAGCAAGAAATTTAAAGACATTTTTAAGTACGAATCTAACTTGACGTTTAATTCTCCGCAATATGAATTACCTTATTTTAAAACAGATACTGTGTTAAAAGATAAGCGTAAGACTTGGCACAAAAGTTTACAAAAAGACATTTATTTAAATGAAGCTTTAAATGTTCTTAGCGAACTAAAAATGACTAAAAACTTAGAACTAGTTAAGAAATAA
- a CDS encoding DUF2797 domain-containing protein: MQYTGVLKKMNTELLDTVQYYLDMKTDFINVNQLLNKTIEMSFVTYECLSCGLEKEIYRQGFCRSCFFETPSAGDWIMRPELSKAHLGEEDRDLEYEKKVQLQPHIVYLANSSNVKVGVTRKTQVPTRWIDQGAHEAIEIVEVPNRYLAGITEVALKEHVADKTNWRKMLKNDIEDEDLTKWQERLKSFIPEEAKEYFIENNKETEIKFPVEQYPEKPKSLNIKKEGSYTGKLVGIKGQYFIFEDNTVFNVRANEGLVVNIKVKS; encoded by the coding sequence ATGCAATACACAGGCGTTTTAAAAAAAATGAATACTGAACTTTTAGATACTGTTCAATATTATTTAGACATGAAAACTGATTTCATCAATGTAAATCAGTTGCTTAATAAAACTATCGAAATGAGTTTTGTTACGTATGAATGTTTAAGTTGTGGATTGGAAAAGGAAATTTACCGTCAAGGATTTTGTAGATCATGCTTTTTTGAGACTCCTTCCGCTGGAGATTGGATTATGAGACCAGAATTAAGTAAAGCTCATTTGGGTGAAGAGGATCGTGATTTGGAGTATGAGAAAAAAGTGCAATTGCAACCACATATTGTGTACTTAGCCAATTCTAGTAATGTAAAAGTTGGAGTAACTCGTAAAACTCAAGTTCCTACGCGTTGGATTGATCAAGGAGCGCATGAAGCAATTGAAATAGTTGAGGTTCCGAATAGATATTTAGCTGGAATAACGGAAGTTGCCTTAAAGGAGCACGTTGCTGATAAAACAAATTGGCGTAAGATGCTTAAAAATGATATCGAAGATGAAGATCTTACGAAATGGCAAGAACGATTAAAATCGTTTATTCCTGAGGAAGCAAAGGAGTACTTTATAGAGAATAACAAAGAGACTGAAATTAAATTCCCGGTAGAACAGTATCCGGAGAAGCCAAAGAGCTTAAACATTAAAAAGGAGGGAAGTTATACTGGAAAGCTAGTAGGAATAAAAGGTCAGTATTTTATTTTTGAAGATAATACAGTTTTTAATGTTCGTGCTAATGAAGGATTGGTGGTGAATATTAAAGTTAAAAGCTAA
- a CDS encoding GH3 auxin-responsive promoter family protein codes for MPFQFINSIISWFLKKRKHQIELFLKYPIDVQEELLLNLVVAADHTEFGKQHKFSKIKNYNDFRANVPIQKYETIEPLIERCRKGEQNLFWPTKIKWFAKSSGTTNAKSKFIPVSDEALEDCHFKAGKDMLCLYINNNQDAQLFTGKSLRLGGSSAIYEDNETYFGDLSAIIIENMPFWADYSSAPRQEVALMSEWETKMEAIIDATIHENITSLVGVPSWMLVLLNKVLEKTGKNNILEVWPNLEVYFHGGVNFSPYREQYEKLIPRKDFKYYETYNASEGFFAIQDRNDSNELLLMLDYGIFYEFIPMSEYEGENSKAIPLSEVKTDVNYAVVISTNGGLWRYLIGDTIKFTSTDPYRVKITGRTKHHINVFGEELIIENAEEALKSACEKTDSTIKEYTVAPIFMNGKDKGAHEWIIEFDNQPQDLHFFTEILDNALKNCNSDYEAKRYNNMTLNMPKVQQAREGLFYDWLKQKGKLGGQHKVPRLSNKREFIEELHQLA; via the coding sequence ATGCCGTTTCAGTTTATAAATTCTATCATTTCTTGGTTCTTAAAGAAAAGAAAGCATCAAATAGAGCTATTTTTAAAGTATCCTATTGATGTTCAAGAAGAATTACTATTGAATTTAGTGGTTGCTGCAGATCACACAGAATTCGGTAAACAGCATAAGTTTTCTAAAATTAAAAACTATAATGATTTTAGAGCTAACGTTCCTATTCAAAAATATGAAACTATTGAACCTTTAATTGAACGCTGCAGAAAAGGTGAACAAAATTTATTTTGGCCTACAAAGATTAAATGGTTTGCAAAATCAAGCGGAACTACAAATGCTAAGAGTAAGTTTATTCCTGTAAGTGATGAAGCCTTAGAAGATTGTCATTTTAAAGCAGGTAAAGACATGCTTTGCCTGTATATTAATAATAATCAAGACGCACAGTTATTCACTGGAAAAAGTCTTCGATTAGGTGGAAGTTCTGCTATTTATGAAGATAATGAAACGTATTTCGGAGATCTTTCTGCGATTATCATAGAGAATATGCCGTTTTGGGCTGATTATAGTTCTGCTCCTAGACAAGAAGTTGCTTTAATGAGCGAGTGGGAAACCAAAATGGAAGCGATTATAGATGCCACTATACATGAAAACATAACTAGTTTAGTTGGTGTTCCTTCATGGATGTTAGTTTTATTGAATAAAGTTTTAGAAAAAACAGGTAAGAATAATATTCTTGAAGTTTGGCCGAATTTAGAGGTTTACTTTCATGGAGGTGTAAACTTCAGTCCATACAGAGAACAGTATGAAAAATTAATTCCACGAAAGGATTTTAAATATTACGAAACGTATAATGCATCTGAAGGATTCTTTGCAATTCAAGATCGAAATGATTCTAACGAATTACTCTTAATGTTGGATTATGGAATTTTCTATGAATTTATTCCAATGAGCGAATACGAAGGCGAGAATTCTAAAGCAATTCCTCTTTCTGAAGTAAAAACGGATGTGAATTATGCGGTTGTAATTTCTACAAATGGCGGATTATGGAGATACTTAATTGGTGATACTATTAAATTCACCTCAACCGATCCTTATCGCGTAAAAATTACAGGTAGAACAAAACATCACATTAATGTTTTTGGAGAGGAATTAATTATTGAAAATGCAGAAGAAGCATTAAAATCTGCTTGTGAAAAAACAGATTCTACCATAAAAGAATATACCGTTGCTCCTATTTTTATGAATGGTAAAGACAAAGGTGCACATGAGTGGATTATTGAGTTTGATAATCAACCTCAAGATTTACATTTCTTTACTGAAATTTTAGATAATGCATTAAAGAATTGCAACTCTGATTATGAAGCGAAACGCTATAATAATATGACTTTAAATATGCCGAAAGTTCAACAAGCAAGAGAAGGATTGTTTTATGATTGGTTAAAGCAGAAAGGTAAATTAGGAGGACAACATAAAGTTCCTAGGCTTTCAAACAAGCGAGAATTTATTGAGGAATTACATCAACTAGCATAA
- a CDS encoding Crp/Fnr family transcriptional regulator translates to MDSFFLNNAHLLLENDEIASALQKIAIPKSFKKGELLHTSNSICKHFFLLFTGVARVFYFRDGRDVTVHIAQEQESITAIDSFIQRIKSKYSIEALEDIECLAISRTDIERLSEKSHQFEHFGRLFLEKIYIDLAERVDSLLLHTSQERYEELLERKPDLFNRIPAKHLASFLGMTPETFSRIRSK, encoded by the coding sequence ATGGATTCTTTTTTCTTAAATAATGCCCATCTTTTACTCGAGAATGACGAAATTGCTAGTGCTTTACAAAAAATAGCTATTCCAAAATCATTTAAAAAAGGAGAATTACTGCACACCTCTAATTCTATTTGCAAGCATTTCTTTTTATTATTTACAGGAGTTGCACGAGTATTTTATTTTAGAGACGGAAGAGATGTTACCGTTCATATTGCGCAAGAACAAGAAAGTATTACTGCAATAGATAGTTTTATTCAAAGAATAAAAAGTAAATATAGCATTGAAGCTCTTGAGGATATTGAATGTCTTGCTATATCTAGAACTGACATTGAACGGCTTTCAGAAAAAAGCCATCAGTTCGAACATTTTGGCAGATTATTCTTAGAGAAAATTTATATCGATTTGGCCGAACGCGTTGATAGTTTATTATTACATACTTCTCAAGAACGATACGAAGAACTACTAGAACGAAAACCTGACTTATTTAATCGAATTCCTGCAAAACACCTAGCTTCCTTTCTAGGTATGACTCCAGAAACCTTTAGTAGAATTAGAAGTAAATAA